In one window of Coleofasciculus chthonoplastes PCC 7420 DNA:
- a CDS encoding DUF928 domain-containing protein: MIRLLNRYLRLNLPNLLIPVVWGISWNYIPSSLTSESPRIPALLMAGVFAQENNQNDDNVDFQSDGRSGNRTGGGSRSKCPPMDFPLTALVPESNWGKTLEAHPTLWFYVPYSPEQAPVGEFVLQDEAGNDVYRLPFELSQTPGLVRLSVPDTQESLKRGNWYRWYFTLYCDRDKSASPVFAQGWIQRIPLTPTLERQLSAAKPREDQVYVANRIWFDALTHLANLRLANSPQVTDADWRNLLQGKGVNLELPSQELSVGHVIFNEPRSLGEL; this comes from the coding sequence ATGATTCGATTACTGAACCGATATCTCAGGCTTAACCTACCCAACCTTTTAATCCCAGTTGTCTGGGGTATAAGTTGGAACTATATTCCCTCCAGTTTAACCTCCGAGTCTCCTCGCATTCCGGCACTACTCATGGCTGGTGTGTTTGCCCAGGAGAATAATCAGAATGACGATAATGTGGACTTTCAATCTGATGGTAGAAGTGGAAATCGTACCGGAGGAGGAAGTCGTAGCAAGTGTCCCCCGATGGATTTTCCGCTAACGGCGTTAGTTCCTGAATCGAACTGGGGAAAAACTCTTGAAGCACACCCGACATTGTGGTTTTATGTTCCTTATTCTCCAGAACAAGCCCCTGTGGGAGAGTTTGTGTTGCAAGATGAAGCGGGTAATGATGTCTATCGACTTCCGTTTGAGTTATCGCAAACGCCGGGTTTGGTTCGTCTCAGCGTTCCGGATACTCAAGAATCACTGAAAAGGGGTAACTGGTATCGCTGGTACTTCACACTGTATTGCGATCGCGACAAATCTGCTAGTCCAGTTTTTGCCCAAGGATGGATACAGCGAATTCCTTTAACTCCCACTCTAGAACGTCAACTTAGTGCGGCAAAACCCCGCGAAGATCAGGTTTATGTCGCCAACCGAATTTGGTTCGATGCATTAACGCATTTAGCGAATCTTCGTCTTGCTAACTCACCCCAGGTTACCGATGCAGACTGGCGTAACCTCTTGCAAGGGAAAGGGGTTAACTTGGAACTGCCAAGCCAAGAGTTGAGCGTGGGTCATGTTATCTTTAACGAACCGAGGAGTTTGGGGGAGCTGTAA
- a CDS encoding tetratricopeptide repeat protein: MNMRLVSLSFVIFLLSLPTLFLPPSFTLSPLVAQTFSNETRKAEADQRLDAGIELYDDFQLGKALVSFEEALLIYQDINDQAGVGTSRQKIGLVYQSMGEYQKALDSYQRALVIQRDIRDGAGARLTLFQIGKIYDRFGEEQQALDYYQQAAAIPPDVGEGKQESSACRDRSWQGVAFNAIGRLYQTEENYSQALDSYQQALTIRGEISDCGDESLSLFRNKGATLLFNTGLVSYHLGQYQQALDYFQQALAIFKELDELESQWATLNRMGVVYRQLGEYQQALNLFQQAQRLNLPMGGFHHAGHIHNLGIVYHKLGEYEQAIDYYQQALASSQGLGNQEGITLNNFGTLYHELKDYQPALDYYQKARAIFQNEDNLKGEGVTLNNLAALYHDLGKIDNALPYYQQALAIFRELGAKDWVRLTFNNIKLTRIKSGQGLDYDLENGDRLTETTPNLPVTLTLDPLLYKAPLPVKREVQLYQEGRQLSQKGDYQEALGKFQQVLVIHQENGNKAEEGTTLNQIGLVYSNVGEYAKALDFYQQALAIPEQVVGNTGAIHYNIGRVYSQLGDYNQALDFYQKASALAQERSYKSGEVRIINAIGNVHSKLGQYDLALEFYQQALAVLNTVAFDKKLLEGATLNNIGQVYRHQGNYELALDLYQQALAIQKQLGSQGGEGVILDNMGEAYVQLGKYKTALAYYQQALTISQDIGERANSGETLSNIGYLLEKQNQPELAIIFFKQSVNLREAIRESIKGLPQDQQQSYTETITEDYRHLADLLLQQNRILEAQRVLDLLKVQELDDYFRNVRGNEETAQGVPNLPPEQQIEEGYQRILDQAISLGQELSQLRQKNNLTPQDEQRITQLVNAQAQIIDDFDTFIYSEDVLALVDQLSPRTRTPDLVDELDKLLGLPENLRNLPQNAVLFYPLILEDRLELILTTPDSPPIRRTVSVTKAQLNQTILDFRRALKNPTLNAKIPAQQLYNWLIKPLENDLTTAAAETIIYAADGQLRYIPLAALHDGKQWLVQRYSINNITAFSLTNLNRKPQPKIKLLAAAFANGFYNVNVAGQRFQLGGLPYAGVEVETLAKTVPGTTTLFDAAFNPEETIPKLGNYTVIHFATHGAFVVGTPEESFILFGDGTPLTVSQMRTLNLNGVDLVVLSACETGVDYQLGTGAEILGLGYQLERAGARAAIASLWVVDDGGTQWLMNAFYSVWQSDNLTKVEALRQAQLALITGDDKAMGTQGGDTGMSGIEAVSDTITPKGFNRFSHPYYWAPFILIGNGL, encoded by the coding sequence ATGAATATGCGTTTAGTTAGCCTCAGCTTTGTTATTTTTCTGCTTTCGCTACCGACTCTATTCTTACCCCCTAGCTTCACACTCTCGCCGTTGGTTGCCCAGACGTTTTCTAATGAAACTCGGAAAGCTGAAGCGGATCAACGGCTAGATGCTGGTATCGAACTGTATGACGATTTTCAATTGGGAAAAGCTCTAGTCAGCTTTGAGGAAGCATTGTTAATTTATCAAGATATTAACGACCAAGCCGGTGTTGGCACAAGTCGGCAAAAAATTGGTTTAGTCTATCAAAGTATGGGTGAGTATCAAAAGGCGTTGGATTCCTACCAGCGAGCTTTGGTAATTCAACGAGATATTCGTGATGGAGCAGGCGCTAGACTAACTCTCTTTCAAATCGGTAAAATTTACGACAGGTTTGGAGAGGAACAACAGGCATTGGATTACTACCAGCAAGCGGCGGCAATTCCACCTGACGTCGGTGAGGGGAAACAGGAAAGCAGTGCTTGTCGCGATCGCAGTTGGCAAGGCGTCGCGTTCAACGCAATAGGAAGACTCTACCAAACCGAAGAAAACTATTCGCAGGCGTTGGATTCCTACCAACAAGCTTTAACAATTCGCGGGGAAATCAGCGATTGTGGTGATGAATCCTTAAGCCTCTTCCGAAATAAAGGAGCAACTCTCTTGTTCAATACAGGGTTAGTGTCTTATCATCTGGGACAGTATCAGCAAGCACTCGATTATTTCCAGCAAGCTTTAGCCATTTTTAAAGAACTTGACGAACTGGAGTCCCAATGGGCAACCTTAAACCGGATGGGAGTCGTTTATCGCCAGCTAGGGGAGTATCAACAAGCGCTGAATTTATTCCAGCAAGCACAGAGACTGAATCTGCCAATGGGCGGTTTTCATCACGCCGGACATATCCATAATCTCGGCATCGTTTACCACAAGCTAGGAGAGTATGAGCAAGCAATTGATTACTACCAACAAGCGTTAGCCAGTTCCCAAGGATTAGGGAACCAAGAAGGCATTACTCTGAATAATTTTGGCACACTTTACCACGAACTCAAAGACTATCAGCCAGCCTTAGACTATTATCAAAAAGCTAGAGCTATTTTTCAGAACGAGGATAACCTTAAAGGAGAAGGCGTCACTCTGAATAATTTGGCAGCACTATATCACGATTTGGGAAAAATTGATAACGCATTGCCATACTACCAACAAGCTTTGGCAATTTTCCGAGAACTGGGCGCAAAAGATTGGGTACGATTAACGTTCAACAATATTAAATTAACTCGGATAAAATCGGGTCAAGGCCTCGATTATGACCTGGAAAATGGCGATAGATTAACTGAAACAACACCAAATTTACCCGTTACTTTAACTCTTGATCCGCTGCTCTATAAAGCGCCACTCCCAGTCAAGCGAGAAGTGCAACTGTATCAAGAAGGGAGGCAACTTTCCCAAAAAGGTGACTATCAAGAAGCCTTGGGAAAATTTCAGCAAGTCTTGGTTATTCATCAAGAAAATGGCAATAAAGCAGAGGAAGGGACTACTCTGAACCAAATCGGGTTAGTCTATAGCAACGTGGGAGAGTACGCCAAAGCGTTAGACTTCTATCAGCAAGCCTTAGCCATTCCCGAACAAGTTGTGGGTAACACCGGGGCAATTCACTACAACATTGGGCGAGTTTACAGTCAATTAGGCGACTACAACCAAGCCTTAGACTTCTATCAAAAAGCTTCAGCCCTCGCCCAAGAACGTAGCTACAAATCAGGCGAAGTGAGAATTATTAACGCCATCGGTAATGTTCACTCCAAACTTGGACAGTACGACTTAGCGTTGGAGTTCTATCAGCAAGCCTTAGCCGTTCTCAACACCGTTGCCTTTGATAAAAAATTGCTGGAAGGAGCAACACTTAATAATATTGGACAAGTTTACCGCCACCAGGGAAACTACGAATTGGCTCTAGATTTATATCAGCAAGCCTTAGCAATCCAAAAACAATTAGGCTCTCAGGGTGGAGAAGGAGTAATTCTCGATAATATGGGAGAAGCTTACGTTCAGTTGGGAAAGTATAAAACTGCCTTAGCTTATTACCAACAAGCTTTAACCATCAGCCAAGACATCGGTGAGCGAGCGAACTCTGGAGAAACGCTGAGTAATATAGGTTACTTACTGGAAAAACAAAACCAGCCTGAATTAGCCATTATTTTCTTTAAACAATCTGTTAACCTTAGAGAAGCCATTCGAGAAAGCATCAAGGGACTTCCTCAAGACCAACAGCAATCCTACACTGAAACAATTACTGAAGATTATCGCCATCTCGCCGATTTATTATTACAACAAAACCGTATTTTGGAAGCGCAACGGGTTCTTGATTTACTCAAAGTTCAAGAACTTGACGATTATTTCCGTAATGTACGCGGAAATGAAGAAACTGCCCAAGGTGTGCCAAATTTGCCGCCAGAACAGCAGATTGAAGAGGGCTACCAAAGGATTCTGGATCAAGCTATTTCCCTGGGTCAAGAACTCAGCCAACTGCGACAAAAAAATAATCTCACTCCTCAAGATGAACAGCGCATCACCCAACTGGTAAACGCCCAAGCTCAAATTATTGATGATTTTGATACCTTTATTTATAGTGAAGATGTCTTGGCACTGGTTGACCAACTGAGTCCCCGAACCAGAACCCCGGATTTAGTAGACGAACTCGACAAACTCCTCGGCTTACCAGAAAATCTGAGAAATTTGCCCCAAAATGCCGTCCTTTTCTACCCTCTGATTCTTGAGGATCGCCTTGAACTCATCCTCACCACTCCTGACTCTCCCCCGATTCGCCGCACCGTATCCGTCACTAAAGCGCAACTCAATCAGACAATTCTTGACTTCCGCAGAGCCTTAAAAAATCCGACATTAAATGCCAAAATTCCAGCTCAGCAACTCTACAATTGGCTAATTAAACCCTTAGAAAATGACCTAACTACTGCCGCCGCCGAAACCATTATCTATGCTGCCGATGGACAACTGCGCTACATTCCTTTGGCAGCATTACACGACGGGAAACAATGGCTAGTGCAGCGCTATAGTATCAATAATATTACGGCGTTTTCCCTAACGAATCTCAACCGCAAACCCCAACCCAAAATTAAGCTATTAGCCGCTGCTTTTGCCAATGGATTTTACAATGTTAACGTTGCTGGACAACGGTTTCAATTAGGGGGTTTACCTTATGCTGGCGTTGAAGTGGAAACCTTAGCCAAAACTGTTCCCGGTACAACCACACTTTTTGATGCGGCGTTCAATCCTGAGGAGACAATACCCAAACTAGGGAATTATACTGTGATTCATTTTGCCACCCATGGCGCGTTTGTCGTCGGCACACCGGAAGAGTCATTTATTCTCTTTGGTGATGGCACTCCCCTAACGGTATCACAGATGCGAACCTTAAACCTCAATGGTGTTGATTTGGTGGTTCTGTCAGCTTGTGAAACGGGAGTGGATTACCAATTAGGTACAGGAGCAGAGATTCTAGGTTTAGGATATCAGCTTGAACGGGCAGGAGCAAGGGCTGCGATCGCGTCGTTGTGGGTGGTGGATGATGGCGGTACTCAATGGTTGATGAATGCCTTTTATTCAGTCTGGCAAAGTGACAATCTCACCAAAGTTGAAGCTTTGCGACAGGCGCAACTGGCTCTCATTACTGGTGACGATAAAGCGATGGGAACGCAAGGTGGAGACACGGGGATGAGTGGGATAGAAGCCGTTAGCGATACTATCACACCAAAGGGTTTTAATCGCTTTTCTCACCCTTACTACTGGGCACCGTTTATCCTGATTGGAAATGGGTTGTAG
- a CDS encoding DUF1822 family protein codes for MFKLLELSTTYPDQVWLNLSEKQQQQAWQRSQNNTNAMTRCNAYLNELCLTAFIPWLEGWCQEGQESDKLTKINFFPESSLPSLWEFINGTLINFGDIRLALIPTDSTNLDEVCVPQEWVDIVSWRADYYLAVQINLDNPDTSWMRLWGYISYQNLQQNGIYEESDRAYYISGQHLTPDLTLMLLKPEPVVPKDVQVESIPSLTQETAERLLAQLSQSSVSTPRLAVSYDQWAAFVTNEQWRQDLYQRRLRQVQRVAEPDPPRINLGQWWQNIFESGWQSLDAFLNQDSVQVAVSFRHRRSQRNPERQVYVEGIKVIDLGIELNNQAVALLVGLAREIDERVGVRVQLYPVGENSILPPNIRVALLSQSGAILQEYQARIQDNLIQLKRFTCPVGKQFSIRVALGEFSITEKFAIALFATDE; via the coding sequence ATGTTTAAGTTACTAGAATTATCAACAACCTATCCTGATCAAGTTTGGTTGAATCTTTCAGAGAAACAACAACAACAAGCTTGGCAGCGATCGCAAAACAATACGAATGCGATGACTCGCTGTAATGCCTACCTAAATGAACTCTGTTTAACGGCATTTATTCCTTGGCTGGAGGGGTGGTGTCAAGAAGGACAAGAGAGCGACAAGTTAACGAAAATTAACTTTTTCCCAGAATCATCCTTACCCAGTCTCTGGGAATTTATCAATGGTACTCTAATTAACTTCGGTGACATTCGACTGGCGCTTATTCCTACAGATAGCACCAATTTAGATGAGGTTTGTGTCCCTCAAGAATGGGTCGATATTGTCAGTTGGAGAGCCGATTATTATCTGGCTGTACAAATAAACTTGGATAATCCCGATACATCTTGGATGCGGCTGTGGGGATATATTAGCTATCAAAACTTGCAGCAAAACGGAATATACGAAGAAAGCGATCGCGCCTACTACATTTCTGGACAACATTTAACTCCAGATCTGACTCTGATGTTACTCAAACCTGAACCCGTTGTCCCGAAAGATGTACAAGTTGAATCAATACCGTCTTTAACCCAGGAAACCGCTGAACGGTTATTGGCACAACTGAGTCAATCCTCTGTTTCCACCCCGCGTCTTGCGGTTTCTTATGACCAATGGGCTGCATTTGTCACAAACGAACAATGGCGTCAAGACTTATACCAAAGACGGTTAAGACAAGTTCAAAGAGTGGCAGAACCTGATCCACCCCGGATTAACCTAGGACAATGGTGGCAAAATATCTTTGAGTCGGGTTGGCAATCTCTAGACGCCTTTTTAAACCAAGATTCAGTCCAGGTTGCCGTTAGTTTTAGACATAGACGATCTCAACGCAATCCAGAGAGACAAGTTTATGTAGAAGGGATTAAGGTAATCGATTTGGGGATAGAACTCAACAATCAAGCCGTGGCTTTGTTGGTGGGTTTAGCCCGAGAGATAGACGAACGAGTCGGTGTTCGGGTACAGCTTTATCCGGTGGGAGAAAACTCTATCTTACCCCCTAATATTCGCGTCGCATTACTCTCTCAATCTGGTGCTATACTTCAGGAATACCAAGCCCGAATACAGGATAATTTAATTCAACTGAAACGATTCACCTGTCCCGTCGGGAAACAGTTCAGCATCCGGGTGGCGCTGGGTGAATTTAGTATTACCGAAAAATTCGCGATCGCACTGTTTGCGACTGATGAATAA
- a CDS encoding CHASE2 domain-containing protein encodes MNLVLPKNSRSHCLRLMNNLVILNLGRGDLYNGFAWVTAQLQVQDQPQNRQLIGSLPAAPHLVELYRHWQLLYDLLYQARSFIIHRSHPQPIDIDEDIQIDDTDVTHVGEADFVEVCQELQQQIDIWLDSPDFSPICRQLYQQFTPNQDIRVIIQTEDSNLRKLPWYTWRFFRDYPHAEVSLSSLNIEPRKTTQPPTKTVRVLAILGDATGIDIDVDQQYLASLDGAETVFLVEPRRQELNEQLWHNQGWTILFFAGHSSSQGDGNSGEIYINPHERLTIPQLKHALNEAIAGGLQLAIFNSCDGLGLARQLSDLQIPHIIVMREPVPDNVAQAFLKYFLIEFAGGRCFDLAVRKARERLQGLEGEFPGASWLPIIVQTPTPIAPTWQDWLQPPKPAPKPSIMGARRPRWQTLLLSSAIATGLVMGVRWLGFLQSSELWVFDALMRMRPTELPDERLLIITIDAADIQYQDQQGMKRQGSLADQALVNLLDKIKPHQPAVIGLDIYRDPVAFRLDPDAAKQAIRERDQRFIDICQIGGGVRTSPEIPPPSGVRVQQVGFSDLPYDPDLVIRRQIFGMAAGTHCQTQQSFSFQIARHYLTSQDIEFKRLSRTQFQIGTRIFPKSERHRGGYHNLDSGGFEVLLNYRATQRIAPKVPLQQILNGSKDGELAALIRDRIVLIGTTDNSYGDYHLTPYSAAFEPIRELSGVEIQAQMVSHIISAVLNQRPVVWWFPQWGDVLWVWAWSGIPGVCMGGWHQRRLYLIVAGGTALAALGGCGFVFLWRTGLWLPLVPSIVAFFMVGFWIN; translated from the coding sequence GTGAATTTAGTATTACCGAAAAATTCGCGATCGCACTGTTTGCGACTGATGAATAATTTAGTGATTTTGAACCTAGGACGAGGAGACTTGTACAATGGCTTTGCCTGGGTAACGGCTCAGTTACAGGTACAAGATCAACCCCAAAATCGGCAGTTAATCGGCAGTTTACCCGCCGCACCTCATCTGGTGGAACTTTACCGCCACTGGCAATTACTCTACGATTTACTCTATCAGGCTCGTTCGTTCATTATCCATCGCTCTCATCCTCAACCCATTGATATCGATGAAGATATCCAAATTGATGATACTGATGTAACTCACGTTGGCGAAGCTGATTTTGTTGAGGTTTGTCAGGAATTACAACAGCAGATTGATATCTGGCTCGATTCCCCAGACTTTAGTCCGATCTGTCGTCAACTTTATCAGCAATTTACCCCGAATCAAGACATTCGCGTCATTATTCAAACCGAAGACAGTAACCTGAGAAAATTACCCTGGTATACCTGGCGATTTTTTCGGGATTATCCCCACGCCGAAGTGTCGTTGAGTTCTCTCAACATTGAACCGAGAAAAACGACTCAACCGCCAACTAAAACCGTGAGAGTCTTGGCAATTCTCGGCGATGCAACGGGAATTGATATTGACGTGGATCAGCAATACCTCGCCAGTCTGGATGGTGCCGAAACCGTCTTTTTAGTCGAACCCCGCCGACAGGAGTTAAATGAGCAGCTTTGGCATAATCAGGGATGGACAATTCTCTTTTTTGCCGGACATAGTTCTAGCCAAGGGGATGGTAATTCCGGGGAGATTTATATTAACCCCCATGAGCGTTTAACCATTCCTCAATTAAAACACGCCCTCAACGAAGCGATCGCGGGAGGGTTACAGTTGGCAATTTTTAATTCCTGTGATGGCTTGGGATTAGCGCGACAACTGTCGGATCTACAGATTCCCCACATTATTGTCATGCGCGAACCGGTGCCGGATAATGTGGCTCAAGCCTTCCTCAAGTACTTTCTGATCGAGTTTGCTGGGGGGCGATGCTTCGATTTAGCGGTACGGAAAGCGCGGGAACGATTGCAAGGATTAGAGGGGGAGTTTCCCGGTGCAAGCTGGTTACCGATCATTGTACAAACACCGACACCCATTGCACCCACTTGGCAAGATTGGCTGCAACCGCCAAAACCTGCCCCTAAACCTTCTATCATGGGAGCAAGACGCCCCCGTTGGCAAACTCTCCTCTTAAGCAGTGCGATCGCGACAGGGTTGGTGATGGGAGTGCGGTGGCTGGGGTTCCTGCAATCTTCAGAACTGTGGGTGTTTGATGCTCTAATGCGAATGCGCCCGACAGAACTACCCGATGAGCGCCTACTGATTATTACCATAGACGCCGCCGATATTCAATATCAAGATCAACAGGGAATGAAACGCCAAGGATCACTGGCGGATCAGGCGTTAGTCAACCTCTTGGACAAAATTAAACCCCACCAACCCGCCGTCATTGGTTTAGACATTTATCGTGATCCAGTGGCGTTCAGATTAGATCCCGACGCCGCCAAACAAGCAATTCGTGAGCGAGATCAGCGATTTATCGACATTTGCCAAATCGGGGGAGGTGTAAGAACATCCCCGGAAATCCCCCCGCCATCAGGCGTTCGGGTGCAGCAGGTAGGGTTTAGTGATCTCCCCTATGATCCAGATTTAGTCATCCGACGCCAGATTTTTGGCATGGCGGCGGGAACCCACTGTCAGACTCAGCAATCCTTTAGTTTTCAGATTGCCCGTCACTATTTAACGTCACAGGATATAGAATTTAAAAGGCTTTCCCGCACCCAGTTTCAAATCGGCACCCGTATCTTCCCCAAATCGGAACGCCACAGGGGAGGCTATCATAATCTGGATTCCGGTGGCTTTGAAGTGTTGCTGAATTACCGTGCAACACAGAGAATTGCCCCAAAAGTCCCTCTACAGCAGATTTTAAACGGGTCAAAAGATGGGGAATTGGCAGCCTTAATCCGCGATCGCATTGTACTAATTGGTACAACCGACAACAGCTATGGAGACTATCATCTCACTCCCTACAGTGCCGCGTTTGAGCCAATTCGAGAACTCTCCGGGGTGGAAATCCAGGCGCAGATGGTGAGTCACATCATCAGTGCGGTATTAAATCAGCGACCTGTGGTATGGTGGTTCCCACAGTGGGGTGATGTGCTTTGGGTTTGGGCTTGGTCTGGAATCCCAGGTGTATGCATGGGAGGATGGCATCAGCGGCGACTCTATCTCATCGTAGCTGGGGGTACAGCGTTAGCCGCACTGGGGGGATGCGGCTTTGTTTTCCTGTGGCGAACCGGACTTTGGTTACCGTTGGTGCCGTCGATAGTTGCTTTCTTCATGGTTGGGTTTTGGATTAATTGA
- a CDS encoding XRE family transcriptional regulator: MSNGQPQEIINQFCILYERTSHPSYRGFKPSMQQRLKRRMEQLVQLHPEWHTDDYVDYFCSIINQESQPESEQQFAHLHLVAYLDASRCHFIRQFSRKFPFPLATCLHFFDLTTDVLYNRDQLKKIIHGHNTHTSNAANLRTYIEGALKNIIINQINWESDWHLLCNVDLTSRRKFNNTTQKLREALFRQGITEPLVSQYCFAWQYFVPIYKNNRLYNPSQKKGRAWVQPEQTDFEEAARDYNLNRFLADAPLQVSSGSNITAKTIQVWMNICIQALRNSQKLVELSRDADSYEKHYYQSVNPWETLESDQNSAEFINQITPSLQAQLQRIDQNLDKIRSKIPRQFRQAVMPLCYPHELSLLVQAQFAKKVGVNQGTIARFIANTYKSPLLTQLDSLMRTQLSPDLDSWSQTYVNEFLSKRFTNPNQTHEIDQALMVTINSLDHQSQLLLRLYYGQNKSIDTLVKDLDYESTYTIDQNLISIRSDLQRVVRETIYKLEISYVEQVTRVYYKQVISCQLLTALSSMKLRKILKMRYAQRMPEDKIARLLPNENISQAINHAKQQLQKVLLQWSYGNYGISLEAEKEQVSKVIEIWLNQLYCLDLNEKNRI, from the coding sequence ATGTCGAATGGACAACCTCAGGAGATTATTAATCAATTCTGTATTTTATACGAGAGAACCAGCCACCCTAGTTATCGTGGCTTCAAGCCATCGATGCAACAGCGCCTGAAACGCCGCATGGAACAACTGGTTCAGTTACATCCAGAGTGGCACACTGATGATTACGTTGACTATTTCTGCAGTATCATCAACCAGGAATCACAGCCTGAATCGGAACAACAATTCGCCCATCTCCATCTGGTTGCTTATTTGGATGCCTCTCGCTGTCATTTTATCCGCCAGTTTTCTCGAAAATTCCCCTTCCCTCTAGCCACTTGTCTCCATTTTTTTGACCTGACGACTGACGTTCTCTACAATCGCGATCAGTTAAAAAAAATCATTCATGGACATAATACCCATACGAGTAACGCCGCTAATTTAAGAACCTATATAGAAGGCGCACTCAAGAATATTATTATCAACCAAATCAATTGGGAATCCGACTGGCATCTCTTATGTAATGTGGATCTCACCAGTCGCCGCAAATTCAATAATACCACGCAAAAATTGAGAGAGGCTTTATTCCGACAAGGAATAACTGAACCCCTGGTGTCTCAATACTGCTTTGCTTGGCAATACTTTGTTCCTATTTATAAAAACAATCGGCTTTATAATCCAAGTCAAAAAAAAGGTAGGGCGTGGGTTCAACCCGAACAGACGGATTTTGAGGAAGCGGCTAGAGACTATAATCTGAATCGATTCCTTGCTGATGCTCCCCTACAAGTTTCGTCTGGCTCAAACATAACAGCAAAGACGATTCAAGTGTGGATGAATATCTGTATCCAGGCGTTACGCAACTCTCAAAAACTGGTGGAACTGTCTAGGGATGCCGATAGCTATGAAAAACACTATTATCAGTCAGTTAATCCTTGGGAAACGTTAGAGTCTGACCAAAACTCTGCTGAATTTATTAATCAAATTACTCCCAGTTTACAGGCACAACTTCAGCGCATTGATCAGAATCTAGACAAAATTCGGAGTAAAATCCCTCGGCAATTCCGTCAGGCAGTTATGCCTTTGTGCTATCCTCACGAACTTTCCCTGTTAGTTCAAGCTCAGTTTGCCAAGAAAGTGGGAGTCAATCAGGGGACAATCGCCCGTTTTATCGCCAATACCTACAAGTCTCCTCTGTTAACTCAACTCGATAGTTTGATGCGGACGCAGTTATCCCCTGATTTGGATAGTTGGAGTCAAACCTACGTGAACGAGTTTTTGTCAAAGCGATTTACTAATCCGAATCAAACTCATGAGATTGATCAGGCGTTAATGGTTACGATTAATTCTCTGGATCACCAGTCCCAATTACTCCTTAGATTGTACTATGGGCAAAACAAGAGTATTGATACTTTGGTTAAGGATTTAGACTATGAGTCTACCTATACCATCGACCAAAATTTAATTTCAATTCGATCTGATTTGCAACGAGTCGTTAGGGAAACAATCTATAAACTAGAGATCAGTTATGTTGAGCAAGTCACTAGAGTCTACTATAAGCAAGTCATATCTTGCCAATTGTTGACGGCTTTATCCAGCATGAAATTGAGGAAAATCCTGAAAATGCGATATGCCCAGAGAATGCCTGAAGACAAGATTGCTAGGCTGCTGCCCAACGAAAACATAAGCCAAGCGATTAACCACGCTAAACAGCAATTACAGAAGGTTTTACTTCAGTGGAGTTATGGCAATTATGGAATTTCTTTAGAAGCCGAAAAAGAACAAGTTAGTAAAGTTATTGAAATTTGGCTAAATCAGTTGTATTGCTTAGATTTAAACGAAAAAAATCGTATATAA